The Nitrospira sp. SG-bin1 DNA window TTCGTGTAAACATGAATTAATCAGACGTTCCCTAGATGGATCCATTCGATGATGACGACCATCCCGACCATCAGAGGCACCACGCGCTGCCGCATGGAGCCACCCCGCCGTGGCGGCCGTCGCTGCTCTCATCGAGCCTGACCGGGCTCAAGGCAGAACAGAGCCACACTCAGCAGCACGAAGGATAAACCGGTATGCAGTGCCATCAAGGTGTACGAGGGGAAGACATAGAGCGCCTGCGTATGGAAGAGATATCCCAGTAAGGCCGGTGCACCGATGAAGAGCAGCACCGCGGCAAGGCTTTGCAAAAGATATGATCGACCACCTTTCTTTATCGACGATGTGACCGCTCCCCCTAACGAGACAAAGCAAAGGGCTACAGCCGGCGACATCCATCCGGCATGAGTTTCGGAAATAGCGACCTTGGTCTCTCGCACGGAAAACTATCCTTCAAGTCGATGAGACGTAGCGAAGAGATGGGGCGGCTTACTGCGTCCCGCAATGTAGGTAATTCTCCGGGAGATCGGAACTAGGGTCCTCCCTAGGGGGAACGCGTGACTAGGAGGGGAACAGTTCCACGATCAATTCAATTTCGACGGGAGCCTGGCGCGGCAACTCGGCGGCGCCGACCGCGACTCGGGCATGACGGCCAGCCTCTCCGAACAGCGACACGAGGAGATCGGAGGCGCCATTGAGCACGTGCGGTTGATCGGTGAAGCCGGGAGCGGAAGCGATATGGCCGACCATCTTGACGATCTGTTTGACTCGATCCAGCGATCCGGCTTCGCTCCGTATGATGCTGAGCCCGTTCATGACAGCCACTCGCGCGGCTTCGACTCCCTGTTCGATCGTGAGATCCCCTCCGAGTTTGCCGATCATCACCAGTTGTCCATCGCGCGACGGCAACACCCCCGATAAAAACAAAAGGTTGCCGGCCCTGACAACGGGCACATAGTTCGCCACCGGCTTCGGTGGATTCGGCAATTCAAGGGCCAATCGTTTGAGTCGCTGCTCGTACGACATGGTTCGTCCGGTTCTATCCCGGTCTAAGCGCGTCCAAGAAACTCTCACCGAGCGGTAACCGCTCGGCGCCGAGTGCTTCGGCAATCGTCTGTCCCACATCCGAGGCCGTCGCCCGAGCCCCTAAATCGACCCCCTGGGCCAGTTTCGGGCCGGTCGCGAAGATCGGGACATATTCTCGCGTGGAGGTTCTGTTGGATAGAGAGAAATCCCTTCCATGATCACCTGTCACGATCACCATATCCCCAAGACGTAGTTTTTCGAACAGATCCGACAGACGGCGATCAAATTCCTGTAGGGCGGTGGCCGACCGGGCGGCATCTTCAGACAACAGGTCCAGGCTGGCACAGATGAGCCCACGAGGTACCTTATTCAACATACCGATGACTTCTTCACAAGCCGCCATTCCCGATGCAACCGGAAAGAATTTCGTCAACCCACGCCCGCTGAAGAGGTCGTAGACCTTGCCGACCCCCATCGCAATTTGGCCGGATCGACTGAGGACATCGAACACCGTCACGCCCGGCGGCTCGCTCACAAAGTCCCTTCGGCCCCCCTGAGGCTGAAGCAAGTCGTGACCGCCCGTGACCGGCTGTCCGACGACACGAATGAGAACGCCCGCATCCTTCACCGCTTTCCTGATCTCACGACAACGTTGTAGGAAATCCGGAGGCCCCATGAGGGACTCATGCATGGCCAGAAAACATGTATTGCCCCCGTCCGTCCATAGAATAGGCGCTCCGGTGGCCATGTGTTCCATACTATGCCGGCGGAGCATCGGCTCCATGGTCGAGATGCCTCGACCGATCGACTTCCTGCCCAAGAGCTGTTCGACGATGTTCACGATCCTGGCCGGCACCCCGGAACCACAAACGGTCGGAGCGTCTTTCCGGACCACCCCTCCGAGTTCCCAGTAGCCGACGATGGAATCTTTACCAGCCGATGCGAAGCCTAGTCGTCCGAAGGAGCCGTTCGGCTGAACCATGGCTCGTACGCCTTTGATCGAGGCGACGTGCCCCAGCCCCAGCATCTCGAAATTCGGCAAATTCAATCCATCAACCGTGTCGGCCAGATGCACAAGGGTGTTTGCATCGGCATCGCCGTCATCTCCTCCATCCGGCAATGCGCCGACTCCAAAACCATCGATGACGAGAAGAATGATTCGTTTGATCATCGGCTCACTATACTCAATCGCTGTCGATCCGGCATAGGGACGTATGGAACCGATAGCCGGATCCAGGAGGACCTAGGCTTGAGACATTCTGAAGTCGTCCGCATGATCCGTGGATTGATACTGTGGCATACATTGTTTGATCGTCCCCTCACATGTTCTTGGGACATCTTCGGGGACACAAAAATAACCGGAGCATCCACCTGTCGGCAGAGAATCCGCCGCTCATCTTTCACGGTGCTATAGTTGTGTACGGATTGTCGCCCGCCATTCGTCGATGATTTTGAGGCTGGCACTGGTACCGATTCTGTCCGCTCCGGCTTTCAGCATCGCCAGCGCCGTGTTCCAATCGCGGATCCCACCGGACGCCTTCACCTTCGCCCGTCCCGCTACGGTCTCTTTCAGCAATCGAACATCGTCGACCGTGGCCCCCGCGGCTCCGAAGCCGGTGGACGTCTTCACATAATCAGCCCCGGCTTCGACGACCAACTGACAAGCCGTCTGTTTCTCCTGCTGCGTGAGATAACAGGTTTCCAGAATCACTTTATGCTCCACCCCTCCTGTAGACTTCACGACTTCAGCGATGTCCGTCCGTACATAGTCATGATCGCGCGACTTCAGTCGGCTGATGTTCAAGACCATGTCCAACACCGTCGCGCCGCGCTGCACCGCCTCCACCGCTTCGGCCACCTTGGTCCTGATACTGTGTCCTCCTAACGGGAACCCGATCGGAATGCCGACGTGAATGCCGGTGCCGGCCACCGCCGCCGCAGCCTCATCGACATAGCAGGGTGGAACAAAAATAACCGTGAAGCCGTGGTCCTTCGCTTCTTGGCACAGCCGCAACACATCCGCCTTCGTGGCATCCGGCCTCAAGACCGTATGGTCGATCAGAGCAGGGAGGTTCCATCCAA harbors:
- a CDS encoding 2-deoxyribose-5-phosphate aldolase, with amino-acid sequence MVGWNLPALIDHTVLRPDATKADVLRLCQEAKDHGFTVIFVPPCYVDEAAAAVAGTGIHVGIPIGFPLGGHSIRTKVAEAVEAVQRGATVLDMVLNISRLKSRDHDYVRTDIAEVVKSTGGVEHKVILETCYLTQQEKQTACQLVVEAGADYVKTSTGFGAAGATVDDVRLLKETVAGRAKVKASGGIRDWNTALAMLKAGADRIGTSASLKIIDEWRATIRTQL